The genomic stretch GAAAACAAGCCAGCTCCCAAGTTGAAGGCTGAGGGGATCGGAAAGTTCTCCAACCATCCATTTGCTGATTTTACCATACCGGAAGAGCGCGACGCATACCCCGCCGCCATTGAACGTTTTCGATCCAATATCGGGCGCAAGGTGCCTCTGTTCATCAACGGAAAAGAAGTGGAAACTTCTGACACACTCGATTCCTACAACCCGGCGAACCCCAATGAGGTCATTGGTTCGGTCTGTCAGGCTGGCATATCCGAAGTCGATCAGGCTGTTGAAGTCGCTTCGGAAGCATATCTGTCCTGGCGAGATGTGCCGCCCAAGGAGCGAGCCGAGGTCCTGCTCAAAGCGGCTCAGTATCTCAAGGATAACATCTATGACCTGTGCGCTGTTCAGATTCTCGAAGTCGGCAAACAGTGGGATCAAGCCCAGGCTGATGTTGCCGAAGCCATTGACTTTCTCGAATACTACGCACGCGAGATGATCCGCCTTGGCGATCCGCGTCGGATGGGCAACGCCCCCGGTGAAATGAGTCATCTTTTCTATCAGGGTAAAGGTGTGGCGGCAGTTATAGCGCCGTGGAATTTCCCGCTGGCGATTTCCGTTGGAATGGTTTCTGCCGCCATCGTCGCCGGTTGTCCCGTGGTGTATAAGCCTTCGGGAATCTCTTCTGTTGTCGGTAACGGCCTGGTTGATATGTGGAAGGCCGCCGGACTGCCGGATGGCGTTTTCAACTACTGCCCCGGACGTGGCTCTGTGATGGGCGATCACCTCGTTGATCATCCGGATGTTTCCATCATTGCCTTTACCGGCTCCATGGAAGTCGGATTGCGTATTCAGGAGCGGGCAGCAGTTGTGCAGCCCGGGCAACAGCAATGCAAAAAGGTGATTGCAGAGATGGGCGGCAAAAACGCCATCATCATTGATGACGATGCCGATCTCGACGAAGCTGTCATCGGTGTTTTGTACTCCGCATTCGGATTCCAGGGGCAGAAGTGTTCCGCCTGTTCAAGGGTGATTGTGCTTGATTCGATTTACGATCGTTTCATCAAGCGACTGACCGAAGCGGCCGAATCCGTCAAGCTTGGTCCTTCCGAGAATCCGGCAAACTACATGGGGCCGGTGGCTGACAGGGCTGCACAGGAAAACGTGTTGCGCTACGTCAAGATAGCCGAGGAAGAGGGAACTGTGCTGGTCAAGCGTGAGGTCTCCGACGACTTGAAGGCTACAGGCGGATGTTATGTCCCGATGACCATTGTTGAAGGGATTACCAAAGAACACCGCATTGCTCAGGAAGAGGTCTTTGGCCCAGTCCTTTCAGTCATGCGTGCCAAGGATATGGATGAGGCTCTCGACATTGCCAATTCCACCCGTTTCGCTTTGACCGGAGCTATATATTCTCGCAGTCCGGCCAATCTTGAACGTGCTTACAAAGAGTTCAGAGTTGGCAACCTGTATCTCAACAAACCGTCTGTTGGTGCCTTGGTCGAGCGGCACGCTTTCGGTGGGTTCAAAATGTCAGGCGTTGGTTCCAAGAGTGGTGGCCCC from Pseudodesulfovibrio profundus encodes the following:
- a CDS encoding proline dehydrogenase family protein, producing the protein MSTEIHSLDPKIIARGREFFASISGESPSVFNKGWWTGKVMDWAMKNEDFKVQMFRFVDVLPYLNTSESLSRHIEEYFSGDDSNIPDVLKWGATKTKIGGGLVAKVLNKTIRSNIETMARQFIIGQTSKEAVKGIKKLRKDGFTFVLDLLGEATVSEVESQAYVDGYLEVLDAIHKEVGKWKPVGASSGDMDWGHAPMVNVAVKPSAFYSQSKPVDVDGTAQGMMERIEPIYRKVMEMGGFMCIDMESLKYKEATVELYKRLRTKYADYPHLGIVYQAYLRSVDEDVRDLIDWAREKELPVSIRLVKGAYWDFETVIAKQNGWPIPVWVNKPESDMAFERASKTILENSDICHYACASHNIRSISSVMEIATELGVPEDRYEFQVLYGMAEPVRKGLKNVAKRVRLYCPYGDLLPGMAYLVRRLLENTANESFLKQTFADEADMDRLLENPEDTLRRQLENKPAPKLKAEGIGKFSNHPFADFTIPEERDAYPAAIERFRSNIGRKVPLFINGKEVETSDTLDSYNPANPNEVIGSVCQAGISEVDQAVEVASEAYLSWRDVPPKERAEVLLKAAQYLKDNIYDLCAVQILEVGKQWDQAQADVAEAIDFLEYYAREMIRLGDPRRMGNAPGEMSHLFYQGKGVAAVIAPWNFPLAISVGMVSAAIVAGCPVVYKPSGISSVVGNGLVDMWKAAGLPDGVFNYCPGRGSVMGDHLVDHPDVSIIAFTGSMEVGLRIQERAAVVQPGQQQCKKVIAEMGGKNAIIIDDDADLDEAVIGVLYSAFGFQGQKCSACSRVIVLDSIYDRFIKRLTEAAESVKLGPSENPANYMGPVADRAAQENVLRYVKIAEEEGTVLVKREVSDDLKATGGCYVPMTIVEGITKEHRIAQEEVFGPVLSVMRAKDMDEALDIANSTRFALTGAIYSRSPANLERAYKEFRVGNLYLNKPSVGALVERHAFGGFKMSGVGSKSGGPDYLLQFLDPRLVCENTMRRGFAPIEDDDDWLN